The following coding sequences are from one Plectropomus leopardus isolate mb chromosome 10, YSFRI_Pleo_2.0, whole genome shotgun sequence window:
- the esd gene encoding S-formylglutathione hydrolase, whose protein sequence is MALTQVSSNKCAGGFQKVFEHESTELKCKMKFAVYLPPKADTDKCPVMYWLSGLTCTEQNFITKAGSQIPAAEHGIIIVAPDTSPRGCNIEGEDENWDFGTGAGFYVDATQDPWKTNYRMYSYITEELPKLVDANFPTDPDRVSISGHSMGGHGALICALKNPGKYKAVSAFAPICNPMQCPWGQKAFSGYLGSDRSTWEAYDATVLAAAYSGPQLDILIDQGRDDQFLSASQLLPDNLIAVCSKKKIPVVFRLQPGYDHSYFFIYSFMSDHIKHHAKFLNA, encoded by the exons ATGGCTCTCACACAAGTGTCCTCCAACAAGTGCGCAGGCGGCTTCCAGAAGGTTTTCGAACACGAGAG CACCGAGCTCAAGTGTAAGATGAAGTTTGCCGTCTACCTGCCTCCCAAAGCCGACACCGACAAGTGTCCCGTCATGTACTGGCTGTCTG GTCTGACGTGCACGGAGCAAAACTTCATCACCAAAGCCGGCAGTCAGATCCCTGCTGCGGAGCACGGCATCATCATCGTCGCTCCGGACACCAGCCCAc GCGGCTGCAACATCGAGGGGGAGGATGAGAACTGGGATTTCGGCACCGGAGCTGGTTTCTACGTCGACGCCACGCAGGATCCCTGGAAGACCAACTACCGCATGTACTCGTACATCACCGAGGAG CTCCCCAAACTGGTCGACGCTAACTTCCCCACCGACCCGGACCGCGTGTCCATCAGCGGTCACTCCATGGGCGGACACGGGGCGCTCATCTGTGCCCTGAAGAACCCTGGGAAATACAAG gctgTTTCTGCGTTCGCTCCCATCTGTAACCCGATGCAGTGTCCCTGGGGACAGAAGGCCTTCTCAGGATACCTGGGCTCCGACAGGTCCACCTGGGAG gCGTACGATGCCACCGTGCTGGCGGCGGCGTACTCCGGCCCTCAGCTGGACATCCTGATCGATCAGGGCCGTGACGATCAGTTCCTGTCAGCCAGCCAGCTGCTGCCCGACAACCTGATCGCCGTCTGCTCCAAGAAGAAGATCCCCGTCGTCTTCAGACTGCAGCCG GGCTACGACCACAGCTACTTCTTCATCTACTCCTTCATGAGCGACCACATCAAACACCACGCCAAGTTCCTCAACGCCTGA